The following DNA comes from Bradyrhizobium sp. SK17.
GTGCGATCCGAACGCGAAGGCGTCGTGGTCGAGGGCTTTGCCGCCGCGCCGTCGCTGACCCGCGCCAATGCGCTCGGGCAATATCTGTTCGTCAATGGCCGCCCGGTGCGCGACAAGCTGATCCTCGGTGCGGTGCGTGCGGCCTATTCCGACTATCTTCCGCGCGACCGCCATCCCGTGGTGGCACTGTTCGTGACCTGCGACCCGCAAGAGGTCGACGCCAATGTGCATCCGGCCAAGACCGAGGTGCGCTTCCGCAACGCCGGCCTGGTGCGCGCGCTGATCGTGCACGCGCTGAAGGACGGCCTGGCGCGCGAGGGAAGGCGCACCGCGGCCAACACCGCCGACGGCGCGACCTTGCAGGCGTTCCGCCCCGCTTTCACGCCGCCGCCGCGGCCGGGCAATTGGGACTGGCGCTCTTCGCCGTCCTATCCGGCTGGTCCGATGCGCGGCTTCGAAGCCGCGGCGGCGACCGCCTTTGCCGAGCCGGGACAGGCCGCCTTCGATGTCGGCACCCCGACCGCCGATGTGCGCTTCGAAGCGGCACCCGCGCCCGACATGCTGGACCGTCCGCTCGGCGCCGCACGCACCCAGATCCACGAGACCTACATCGTCTCGCAGACCCGCGATGGCCTCATCGTGGTCGACCAGCACGCGGCCCATGAGCGCATCGTCTATGAGCGGCTGAAGGCCTCGCTGGCGAAGAACGGCGTGCAGCGCCAGATCCTCTTGATCCCCGAGATCGTCGAACTCGACGAGGCGACCGTCGAGAAGCTGCTCGATCGCGCCGAAGAGCTGTGCTCGTTCGGACTTGCGATCGAATCCTTCGGCCCCGGCGCCGTTGCCGTGCGCGAGACGCCCTCGCTGCTCGGCAAGGCCAACGCGGCCGGCCTGTTGCGCGATCTCGCC
Coding sequences within:
- the mutL gene encoding DNA mismatch repair endonuclease MutL, with product MPVRQLPEQLVNRIAAGEVVERPASVVKELVENAIDAGASRIDVFTDGGGRRRIGITDDGGGMTRSDLALAVDRHATSKLDDEDLLRIRTLGFRGEALPSIGAVAKLGITTRHASEPHAWSLAVEGGEKSEIMPAALGQGTRVEVNELFYATPARLKFLKTDRTEAEAIREVVRRLGMARPDIAFTLAGEERAPVTWAAALPGAAGRLTRLGDILGADFRASAIEVRSEREGVVVEGFAAAPSLTRANALGQYLFVNGRPVRDKLILGAVRAAYSDYLPRDRHPVVALFVTCDPQEVDANVHPAKTEVRFRNAGLVRALIVHALKDGLAREGRRTAANTADGATLQAFRPAFTPPPRPGNWDWRSSPSYPAGPMRGFEAAAATAFAEPGQAAFDVGTPTADVRFEAAPAPDMLDRPLGAARTQIHETYIVSQTRDGLIVVDQHAAHERIVYERLKASLAKNGVQRQILLIPEIVELDEATVEKLLDRAEELCSFGLAIESFGPGAVAVRETPSLLGKANAAGLLRDLAEHMAEWDEALPLERRLMHVAATMACHGSVRAGRRLKPEEMNALLREMEDTPNSGQCNHGRPTYVELKLSDIEKLFGRR